In the Terriglobales bacterium genome, GGCGCGCCGGGCGGCGGACCTGGACCCCATCGAGGCCCTGCGCTATGAGAACTGATCGGAGTCCGCGGCCATGATCCGCCTCCATCTGGGCGAGAACTCGCTGATGGCGCTCGACACCCTGCGCAACCACAAGGTGCGGTCGTTCCTCACCGTGCTGGGCGTGGTCATCGGGGTGACGGCGGTCATCGCCGTGGGCTCCATCCTGGTGGGGCTGGACCGCGACATCCAGGAATCGCTCGAACAGTTCGGCTCCAACACCCTGTTCATCTTCAAGTTCCAGCCGGGAATCCACTTCGGGCGGCTGAGCGCCGAGGAGCGCAGCCGCAAGCCCCTCACCCTCGAGGACGGCCTGGCCATCAAGGAGTTGTGCCCGTCGGTGAAGAACGTTTCGGTGATCGTCTTCCCCCGCGTCGGCCAGGGGCCGCGCCCCATCCCCGAGGCCCGCTACCAGGGCCGCGAAAGCGACGTCAACTACAACGGCACCCTCCCCTCCTACCAGCAGGTGGAGGAGGCGCGCATCGCCAAGGGCCGCTTCTTCTCCGATGCCGAGGACCTGCACCGCGCCGAGGTGGTGGTGATCGGCTATGACCTGGACCGCTCGCTCTTTCCCGGCGAGGACGCCCTGGGAAAGACCCTCCTCATCGTCGGCCACTCCTACCAGGTGGTGGGGGTGCTGGAGAAGCGCAAGGGCAACGTGCTGCGCGGGGAGGGGTCAGACGTGCAGGCCCTGGTCCCCTACCGCACCTACCGCAAGCACAACCCCAACGACGACGAGCACTTCATCGCCGCCCTGGCCTATCCCGGGCGCAAGGACGTGGCTGAGGACGAGATTCGCGGACTGCTGCGCCAGCGCCGCCGCGTCCCCATGGACCAGCCCGACACCTTCGGCATTTCCAGCGCCCAGCGAATCGCCGACCAGCTCCGCGACATCACCGCCAACGTCGCCCTGCTCACCATTGCCATCAGCTCCATCGGCCTGCTGGTGGGCGGCGTGGGCGTGATGAACATCATGCTCATGTCGGTCACCGAGCGTACCCGCGAGATCGGCGTGCGCAAGGCCCTGGGCGCCCGCCGCCGCGACATCATCCTCCAGTTCCTCACCGAGGCCATGACCCTCACCGGCTCCGGCGGCGTCATCGGCGTTCTGACCGGGATGGCCATCAGCTTCCTCATCAACCGGCTGCTGCCCAACCTGCCCTCCGCCGTGCCGCTCTGGGCGGTCGCCGCCGGGGTGCTCGTGGCCATGAGTGTCGGACTCTTCTTCGGCATCTATC is a window encoding:
- a CDS encoding ABC transporter permease; protein product: MIRLHLGENSLMALDTLRNHKVRSFLTVLGVVIGVTAVIAVGSILVGLDRDIQESLEQFGSNTLFIFKFQPGIHFGRLSAEERSRKPLTLEDGLAIKELCPSVKNVSVIVFPRVGQGPRPIPEARYQGRESDVNYNGTLPSYQQVEEARIAKGRFFSDAEDLHRAEVVVIGYDLDRSLFPGEDALGKTLLIVGHSYQVVGVLEKRKGNVLRGEGSDVQALVPYRTYRKHNPNDDEHFIAALAYPGRKDVAEDEIRGLLRQRRRVPMDQPDTFGISSAQRIADQLRDITANVALLTIAISSIGLLVGGVGVMNIMLMSVTERTREIGVRKALGARRRDIILQFLTEAMTLTGSGGVIGVLTGMAISFLINRLLPNLPSAVPLWAVAAGVLVAMSVGLFFGIYPAVQASKLDPVDALRYE